The following is a genomic window from Deltaproteobacteria bacterium.
GGGGACTACAAGTCGGTCATCGCCACGGTCTACCCGCTGTTGTTTCCGACGCCGGCGCTGGCGACCGACGACGAGCTGCGCGAGGCGTACGTCATGCTCGGCGTGTCGTACTTCGAGACCGACGATCTCGACGAGGCCGAGCGCTGGTTCGAGGAGGCGCTCATCCTGCAGCCCGACCTCGAACTGGACCCGGACGTGTACACGCCGAAGGTCGTGGACTTCTTCCGCAAGATCAAGCGAGCCCTGCGCGACAAGCTCGAAAAGGCGGAGAAGGACCGCCAGCTCGCGCGCTATCAGGAAGCGCTGGCGCGAGCCACCCAGGTCAACGTGCAGCACAACCCGTACTGGATCAACTTCATTCCGTTCGGCGCCGGCCAGTTTCAAAACGGCCAGCCCGGCAAGGGGAAGTTTTTCGCGATCGCGGAAGTGACGACCGGTGCCGCGTCGCTCGGCTCGTTCCTCGTGCTCGCTTTCGACTACGGGTTTCCGCGCCACCGAATTCCGCGCGACGAGGTCGGCTTCGCGGCGAACCTGCAGCGCGTTCAGGTCGGCGCGGGCATCGCGTTCGTCGCGCTCTACACATGGGGCGTCATCGACGCGTTGCTCGAGCACCGGCCGACGGTGGTCACGACCACGCGGATCGACCCGTCGCTGTTGCCGGAGGGGTTCCCGGCGCCGCCGCAATCCGCCGCGCCGCGCGTGATTCCGTTCGCGGGGCCACGGGGCGCCGGTGCCGTTTTCCACGTGGAGTTCTGACCATGCCTTCGTTGCGCGTCCAGGTGCCCGGCAAGGGCCCGACCGTCTACCACCTGTACAAGAAGATCACGTCGCTCGGTTCGTCGCCCGACAACGACATCGTGCTGCCGGATCCGCTGATCGCCGACAGCTTCGCCCACATCCACTTCGACGGCAGCTGCTACCACTTCGCGACGATCGACCGCCGCACGGCGGTGACCATCAACGGCAAGCGCCGCAAGAAACACAAGCTCGCGCACGAAGACAAGATTGCGGTCGGCCCGATCGAACTCGTGTTTTCGATGATCGACGACCATCCGGCGCGCGAGGAGGAAGCGGCGGAGACGATCGCGGACGTCGACGCCTACCGCAAGCTCTACGAGTTCTCGGCGCGCCTGATGGAACAACACAAGCTCGCCGACCTGCTCGAAGAGCTGATGGACGCGGTCATCGAGATCACCAACGCCGACAAGGGCTTTCTCATCTTGATGGAGGGAGACCAGCTCGACGTGAAGGTCGCACGCAACCTGAAGCGGGAGAACATCGCCGACGCGGTCAGCCAGCTGTCCGACTCGATCATCGCCAAAGTGGTCCGCAGTCGCCAGCCGGTGATCATCTCGGACGCGATGAACGACGCCGAGTTCGCGTCGGCCAAGTCGGTCATGAACCTGCGTCTGTCGTCGGTCATCTGCGTCCCGCTGCTCGACCGGGGCAAGCTGCTCGGCATCATCTACGTCGGCAACAGCAACATCGTCGACCTGTTTACGCAGGACACGCTCAACGCGCTCACGGTGTTCGCCGCCCAGGCGGCGCTCATCGTCGCCAACGCGCTGCTCGTCGACGAGCTGCGCCACGACAACCGCGCCCTGCACGAACAGCTCGAGCAGATGCGCTTCGGCGACATCGTCGGCGCGAGCCCCGCCATGCAGGACGTGTTTCGCAAGATCGAAAAAGTCGCGGGGACCGACATCTCGGTGCTCATCACCGGCGAGACCGGTACGGGCAAGGAACTGATCGCGCGCGAGATTCACAGTCGATCGCAGCGCCGCGACAAGCCGTTCGTCACGATCAACTGCGGCGCGATCCCGGAGAACTTGCTCGAGTCGGAACTGTTCGGCCACGTGCGCGGCGCGTTCACCGGTGCGGTCGCCAACAAGCAGGGCAAGTTCCAGGCGGCCGACGGCGGCACCCTGTTTCTCGACGAGATCGGCGAAATGCCGCTCGCGCTGCAGGTCAAGATCCTGCGCGCGATCCAGGAGAAGGTCGTCGTGCGGGTCGGCGACACGCGTCCGGAAGCGGTGGACATCCGCATCGTCGCCGCGACCAACCGCGACCTCGAACAGGAGATCGCCGCCGGTCGCTTCCGCGAAGACCTGTACTACCGGCTGAACGTGGTGAATCTGCACCTGCCGCCGCTGCGCGACCGCGGCGAGGACGTGCTCGTGCTCGCGCGCTACCTGCTCGGCCGCTACGCGCGCGAATACGGCGCGAAGGTGCGGGGGTTTTCGCCCAATGCGTCGGTCGCGATCCGCAAGTACCACTGGCCGGGGAACATCCGCGAGATGGAAAACCGGATCAAAAAGGCGGTCGTGCTCGCAGAGGGCCCGATGATCGGGCCGGACGACCTCGGACTCACGGCGGACGAACTGCCGCGCATCCTGCCGCTGGCCGAGGCAAAGGAGAAGTTCCAGCGCGACTACATCAACGAGGTGCTCGCGCTCAACAATGGAAACCGCACGAAGACGGCGCGCGACCTCGGCGTCGATCCGCGCACGATCTTCCGCCACCTCGAAAAAGAGGAACAGGATCGCCAAAACACGCGATAACGCAGTGGATTCCGTATGACGCGGCTGTCGCGGTCGCCTCCGGGGCGCGGGCGGCCGAAATCGCGCAACCTGCTAGAAACAAAACACTTGGCCCACCTGGCACGACATCTGCTTCCGTCAGCCCGCGTGATGGGACTCGTCGCCACCGCCGCGTCGTGCCCGGCGCTGGCCGGCTGCCCGATCCCGTTTCCGAGCGAGGTCGAGGTGCAGGCCGACGCCGGCCTCAACGCGACGCCGGTCATCCAGCGGGCCACCCCGGCGGAGCTGGCGTTTCCGGGACCGATCGCGCTCGACCGCGGCGATGCCCGGATCGTCACGCTGCACTGTCGCGACACCGACCTGGCCGACACCCTCTACGTGCGCGGATATCGCGACTACAGCGACGCGAACCCGACGCCGTTCCTCGTCGATGTGGAGTTTCCTCCGACGGGCGACGCGGTCCGCCTGATCGACGTGTCGCTGTCGACGTGGTGCGCCGGGCTGTCGGCGGCCGACACCGATGCCCACTTCTTCTCGATGTTGATCGCCGATCGGCCGTTCCTGCGGTGCCCCGGCCCTCCGGACTGCGAGGGCCAGCCGCAGTTTCGCGAACTGCCCGCCGACGCGCAGGCGTCGGTGAGCGCGATCTGGACGATCACGTGCAATCCGCCCGAGTGACGTGATGCGCCGTACCCCGCATGTCCTCGCGGCCGTCGTCGCGGCGGCCGCCGCCGGCTGTATCGAGGCCGATCCGGGTCCCACCCCGCCCGAGCCGATGTGCCACGCCGACAGCGACTGCGACGCGCCCGCCGGCGAGATCTGCGACGACGGCATCTGTTGGGGCAACCCGCCGGACGGCGTGACGTTCGCCGCGGTGCTCAACCCGCCCGAGGGCCGGCCGGACCTGGCTCCGAGCGAGGTGCCCGCCGTGGTGTTCGAGGACGACGGAACGGCGCTGGGCCTGGTGTTCGCGGAGACCGTCACGCTGTCGGGCCGCGTCGTGCTCGCCGGCGACCCGGACCGGTCGGTCGCCGCGCAGATCCGGGTCGAGCGGCCGTCGCGCATACCGGGCGGCCCCGCGTACCTGCGGACGGCCGTCGCCGCGCCCGGGCGCGTCGCCGGCGAGCTGGCGTTCGCGCTGCGCGTCCCGCGGCTGTCGCCGAACGATCCGCCGTACGTGGTGGACGTCGTGCCCGACGACGGGAGTCTCGCCGAGCCGGGGCCGGACGGACCGCCCGCGACGGTCGCGCCGCCGCTGCGGTTCCGTATCGACGGCACCCGCGACCTCGCCGGCGTCGACATCGCCGTCGGCGACCCGTCGGCGCTCAAGGGCGCAGCGGGCCGCGTCGTCGACGCGGCGGGCCGCGGCGTGCCGGGCCTGCGGGTCGTGGCCCGCGGGCGGTGGAGCGAGGACGCCCCGCTCGAACGGGTGTCGTCGGTCGCGACGACCGACACCGACGGCGCCTTCGTCCTGTGGATCCCGATCGGGATGGCCGACTGGAACTACGAGCTGGTCGTGCAGCCGCCCGCCGGCGCGGTCGCCCCCACGTTGCGCGTGCGCGGCGTGCGCATCCCCGACCCCGTCGACGGCGCCTTCGCCGAACTGCCGCCGCTGTCGATGCCGAGCTTCCCGTCCGGGGCGCGCTACGCGATCGACGTCATCGGCCGGCGCCCCGAGGGCGGCGTGACTCCGGTCGAAGGGGCGCTGGTCGAGGCGACCGCGATCCTGGTGGACCCGGTGGTGCCGGTCGGCGAGACCGGCGAGGTCGACGCCGTGTACACCGCGCGGGGGGTCACGGACGCGGCGGGCCGGGTCGAACTCGACCTGATCCCCGGCGGCACGGCCAACCGCGTCTACCTGCTGTCGATCCAGCCGCTGCCGACGTCCGAGTTCGCCGCGGCGCACGACGTGAGCGTGGCGGTCGGCCCGCCCGGGGCCACCGGCGCGAACGTGCTGCCGGCGGTCGAACTCGCGCGGCGCGTCGCGGTCAGCGGCGTGGTGGTGGCCGCCGACGGCACGCCGGCCGCCGGCACGACGATCACGGCGCGCGCGACCGCCGCGTTCAAGTGGAGCCTCGAGCCGGCGCTGCAGGCCAAGCTCGACGACTTCCGCTACCCCGCCGCCACCGCCGACGAGTCGGGCCGCTTCGTGCTGTGGGTCGACGCGGAGGTGTTCGGCGCGGCGCCGGTGTACGACCTCGACCTCGTCCCCGGCGCCGGCGCGCGGGCCCCGCGGTGGACCGTCCGCGGCATCGACCTGGCGGCGGCCGCCCCCGGCGCGGGGCTCGACCTGGGCGACGTCGCGCTGCCGCCGGCGTCGTTCGCGCGCGGCGCCGTCCTCACGGGCGACGGCGAGGCGATCGCCGGCGCGGAGGTCCAGCTCTACGAGATCGCGGCCGACGACGCCGCGTGCGACAGCGCGTTCGCGCCCGTCGATGCGACCGGCGCCTGCCACGCTCCGGCCGCGCTGCGCTCCGTGAGCCAGACCGACGACGCGGGCACCGCGGTGTTCGTGCTCCCGCGGCCGCGCTGATCGCCCCCGGCGCGCGCATCGGGCGTATACTCGTGTCGATGGGGAGAGTCGGCTGGGGGCTGGTCGCGGCGTGGGCCGTCGGCGCGGCGGCGCCTGCCGCGGCCGCACCGTGCGACACGAGCGGCCCCGACCTCGTGGTCGACGGCATCACGTGCCAGCTCGGCGGCGTCCACACGTTCGACAGCGTGGTGGTCAAAAACGGCGGTGTGATCGAGGTGCCGGCGTACGACGGCGCCGACCGGGTCCACACCGGCAACCTGGAGCTGCGCGCACTGAGCATCACCGTCGAGGCGGGGTCGACGATCACCGCCAAGGGCAAGGGCTACCAGGCGCCGCGGTGCGGCAACGGCGACGGCCCCGTCGCCGGCGCGGGCGGCGTCGGCGGCTGCGCCGTGCGCGACTCCGGCGGCGGCGGCGCACACTTCGGAGCCGGCGGCCGCGGGACCAAGGACTGCTTCGTCGTGCCGCCGCCGGACAGCTGCCAGTTCCCCGACGAGTTCAGCGAAGACTGCGGCAACTCGCTCAACGCGGCCGGCACCGCCTGCTCGGACCGCACCGACTGCCGCGACTTCGACGGCGAGCCGGCGGTGGGCGGCACGCCGTATCCGCACTCGATCTACGAGATCGAGTTCGGCGCGGCCGGCGGGGACAAGGGGTGCCGCGACGGCGACGGGTTCGGCCGCCAGCCGAACGTGGCCGGGCCGGGCGGCGGCCGCATCGTGCTCGCGGCGCCCGACGGGACGGTCACGATTGACGGCACGATCGACGCGAACGGCCGGCGCGGTTGCGGCACGGGCAACGACTCGGCCGGCGGCGGCGCGGGCGGGTCGATCCTGATCGCGGGCCAGTCGGTCCGGATCGGTCCGGCCGCGATCGTCACGGCTCGCGGCGGCCTCGGCGGCGACACGCAGGGCCTGGCCGGCGACCCGACCGGCGAGTGCGCCGCGCCGGCGCAACAGGGCGGCACGTGCGACGACTGCGGCGGTGGTGGCGGCGGCGGCATCATCTCGGTGCTGTCGGTCACCGCGTCCATCGAAGACACGGCGATCTTCGACGTCGACGGCGGTTTGGGCGGCACCTGCCCGATCTGTCGCGGCGAAGCGGGCGGCGGCGCCGGCGAACTCCAGATCGACGGCGCGTACGTCGGCGAGTTTTGCGACGGCTACGACAACGACTTCGACGGCGAGGTCGACGAGGACTTGCCGCCGCTGCCGTGCGGAATGCCGTCGTGTGTCGGCGGCGTGCCGCAGACCTGCCCGCCGGACGTGCCCGCCTGCATCGGCCCGGTGACCGACACCCGGCCTCGCTTCGTCGTCGTGGTCGACACGTCCGGCTCGATGCTCACCGACCCGGCCGGCCGGCCGACGTTCGGCGACGGCTCGCTCGACCACCCGGGCGCGGACGTCGACGGCGACGGGCTGGCGAACGACTCCAAGCTGTTTCAGGCCAAGCAGGCGCTGTCCTCGGTGATCGCGGCGTACCCGGAGATCGACTTCGCCCTCGCCCGCTATCACCAGGACGAGGGGATCGATCGGAGCTGCCAGCTCGCGCACTGGTTCGAATGCCACGACATCTGTTGCACATACGACGATCCGCGCGACAACGCGCCACCTCCCGCGTCGCCCGCGTGTTCGCTGGACCTCGGCGCGTCGGGGGTCGTGTCGGTCGACATGGTGAGCAGCGGCGACGAGTGCATCCACTATGCCGGGTCGTGCGGCCCGCCCGAGCGCGGCGCGGACGTCCTCGTCGGCTTCGGCGCCGACATCAACCAGTACCTGATGTGGCTCGACCACGCCGAGACGAATTTCGTCGACACGACGGTCGAGGGCGACTACTGCGACTTCGCCGCCGGCGGCGACTGCGAACTGCGCGGCACCGGGCCGACGCCGCTGGCCGGCTCGCTGCAGGCGGCCAAGGCGTACCTGGCGCCGCAGATCGCCTGCGACGGCGCGGCCGCGTGCCGCACGTACGCGGTGATCTTGCTCACCGACGGCGCCGAGAGCTGCCGCGGCGATCCGGTCGCGGCCGCGGCGGACCTGCGCGCCAGCCTCGGCGTCGACACGTTCGTGG
Proteins encoded in this region:
- a CDS encoding tetratricopeptide repeat protein encodes the protein MRRLTAAAAATAAIAFAVMPVARATPADKLAEARDRFRAGDYKSVIATVYPLLFPTPALATDDELREAYVMLGVSYFETDDLDEAERWFEEALILQPDLELDPDVYTPKVVDFFRKIKRALRDKLEKAEKDRQLARYQEALARATQVNVQHNPYWINFIPFGAGQFQNGQPGKGKFFAIAEVTTGAASLGSFLVLAFDYGFPRHRIPRDEVGFAANLQRVQVGAGIAFVALYTWGVIDALLEHRPTVVTTTRIDPSLLPEGFPAPPQSAAPRVIPFAGPRGAGAVFHVEF
- a CDS encoding GAF domain-containing protein — encoded protein: MPSLRVQVPGKGPTVYHLYKKITSLGSSPDNDIVLPDPLIADSFAHIHFDGSCYHFATIDRRTAVTINGKRRKKHKLAHEDKIAVGPIELVFSMIDDHPAREEEAAETIADVDAYRKLYEFSARLMEQHKLADLLEELMDAVIEITNADKGFLILMEGDQLDVKVARNLKRENIADAVSQLSDSIIAKVVRSRQPVIISDAMNDAEFASAKSVMNLRLSSVICVPLLDRGKLLGIIYVGNSNIVDLFTQDTLNALTVFAAQAALIVANALLVDELRHDNRALHEQLEQMRFGDIVGASPAMQDVFRKIEKVAGTDISVLITGETGTGKELIAREIHSRSQRRDKPFVTINCGAIPENLLESELFGHVRGAFTGAVANKQGKFQAADGGTLFLDEIGEMPLALQVKILRAIQEKVVVRVGDTRPEAVDIRIVAATNRDLEQEIAAGRFREDLYYRLNVVNLHLPPLRDRGEDVLVLARYLLGRYAREYGAKVRGFSPNASVAIRKYHWPGNIREMENRIKKAVVLAEGPMIGPDDLGLTADELPRILPLAEAKEKFQRDYINEVLALNNGNRTKTARDLGVDPRTIFRHLEKEEQDRQNTR
- a CDS encoding VWA domain-containing protein yields the protein MGRVGWGLVAAWAVGAAAPAAAAPCDTSGPDLVVDGITCQLGGVHTFDSVVVKNGGVIEVPAYDGADRVHTGNLELRALSITVEAGSTITAKGKGYQAPRCGNGDGPVAGAGGVGGCAVRDSGGGGAHFGAGGRGTKDCFVVPPPDSCQFPDEFSEDCGNSLNAAGTACSDRTDCRDFDGEPAVGGTPYPHSIYEIEFGAAGGDKGCRDGDGFGRQPNVAGPGGGRIVLAAPDGTVTIDGTIDANGRRGCGTGNDSAGGGAGGSILIAGQSVRIGPAAIVTARGGLGGDTQGLAGDPTGECAAPAQQGGTCDDCGGGGGGGIISVLSVTASIEDTAIFDVDGGLGGTCPICRGEAGGGAGELQIDGAYVGEFCDGYDNDFDGEVDEDLPPLPCGMPSCVGGVPQTCPPDVPACIGPVTDTRPRFVVVVDTSGSMLTDPAGRPTFGDGSLDHPGADVDGDGLANDSKLFQAKQALSSVIAAYPEIDFALARYHQDEGIDRSCQLAHWFECHDICCTYDDPRDNAPPPASPACSLDLGASGVVSVDMVSSGDECIHYAGSCGPPERGADVLVGFGADINQYLMWLDHAETNFVDTTVEGDYCDFAAGGDCELRGTGPTPLAGSLQAAKAYLAPQIACDGAAACRTYAVILLTDGAESCRGDPVAAAADLRASLGVDTFVVGFSVVAGERAELDAIAMAGSGGARGAFFAGDESELANALAAIVGGSIVTESCNGADDDCDGLVDEDFPDLGAPCDDGELGACRGTGTRVCAPTGDGTECAIADPGATPVDEVCNGLDDDCDGLIDEDLSCVPTCTPTGPDVCDGVDNDCDGAIDEDDPSAGSPCGTTDVGVCNFGVLVCVGGNLVCVGAIEPGVEICNGLDDDCDGEPDDAAPCPGQTSCVGGGCRIPCAGGEFDCPPGLTCVDDPAGGRVCLPDPCAACGPGQVCAGDTCIDPCDGVECDAGETCVHGNCFDCHVLGCDVAGQVCFDGECVDDPCAGVDCGDGASCVRGQCVADCDDSACPAGQRCGADGRCADDPCAGVDCPLEGDVCVDGACVDDPCGPVTCAAGQVCAGGRCVADPCPLVDCSAGRHCVVLPSGDPRCVDEDARVDRVYAAGGGCACRAGAESGPPASAWLVVAVAFACARRRRR